The Bacillota bacterium genome has a segment encoding these proteins:
- the rimI gene encoding ribosomal protein S18-alanine N-acetyltransferase: MKLSDITQILTIENCSFPSPWSYRAFLSELKNKFAVYFVAVLNHQVVGYAGMWLFSGEAHVTTVAVDPGFRGRGLGRLLMNTLMEYARVQGAETMVLEVRPSNLAALNLYKSLGFRQIGWRKNYYIETGEDALVMLRNLQQETFLKQRNEEQ; this comes from the coding sequence ATGAAGTTGAGTGATATTACCCAAATACTTACGATTGAAAACTGTTCCTTTCCTTCCCCGTGGTCCTACCGGGCATTTTTGAGCGAGTTAAAAAACAAATTTGCGGTCTATTTTGTGGCCGTTTTAAACCATCAAGTCGTTGGTTATGCCGGTATGTGGCTTTTTTCGGGTGAGGCTCATGTCACAACAGTTGCGGTTGATCCAGGTTTTCGGGGCAGGGGTTTAGGAAGGTTGCTGATGAATACCCTGATGGAATACGCCAGGGTTCAAGGTGCCGAAACGATGGTTTTAGAGGTGCGGCCCTCAAATCTTGCAGCTCTTAATCTTTACAAGAGTTTGGGCTTTCGCCAGATCGGGTGGCGGAAGAATTATTACATCGAAACGGGGGAGGATGCCCTGGTGATGTTACGAAATCTCCAGCAAGAAACATTTCTTAAGCAAAGGAATGAGGAGCAGTGA
- a CDS encoding DUF512 domain-containing protein — translation MRGFILQKVVKSENVLPLTSTCNLRCIFCSNAQNPKSVKVFSIPPLPLSYVETLLPFLNPRRKIIIGEAASRITEGEPLTHPDFWQILEMIRNLYPDTPLQITTNGTLLSPEAVIRLKAFLPLEVNLSLNSATPAGRWLLMGDCGGHALPAAADLLARAGLTFHGSIVAVPHLVGWQDLLTSCKFLEASGAATIRLFLPGYTKLAPAALRFSPEVMYRELRLFYEEQAGSFRAPLLFEPSSVAVPEVSFQAGVAGVVPGSPAARAGLAKGDIVTTVHGRPVRSRVDAFRSIQAARHPVLEIKRGRFPQESKPAVLSFRKRKDTGAGIVMAWDLDWEVVKQVARVIQFHRTRRVLVLTSVWGFPWLEKVLPEWKKTGAEVHLSAVPNRFYGGSIASAGLLTTFDFQRGLKAAIFVAGHDFDLVLLPARAFDFRGRDLLGRHYSCLKYYTKGIVKLV, via the coding sequence TTGCGGGGATTTATCTTGCAAAAAGTGGTAAAATCAGAAAATGTTCTTCCTTTGACTTCTACGTGCAATCTCAGGTGTATTTTTTGCAGCAATGCCCAAAATCCCAAGAGCGTCAAGGTATTCTCCATCCCTCCTTTACCTTTATCTTATGTCGAGACGCTCCTCCCTTTTTTAAATCCGCGGCGGAAAATTATTATAGGGGAGGCTGCATCCCGCATTACGGAAGGGGAACCCCTGACACATCCGGATTTCTGGCAAATCTTAGAAATGATTAGAAACCTGTACCCGGATACACCCCTCCAGATTACCACCAACGGAACCCTTTTGAGCCCCGAAGCAGTCATAAGGCTGAAAGCTTTTTTGCCTCTTGAAGTCAACCTCTCCCTCAACAGCGCTACCCCGGCGGGGAGGTGGCTTTTAATGGGGGACTGCGGGGGGCACGCATTACCGGCCGCCGCCGACCTCCTGGCGCGTGCCGGCCTGACTTTCCACGGAAGTATTGTCGCTGTGCCTCACCTGGTGGGCTGGCAGGACCTTCTCACCAGTTGCAAGTTTCTGGAAGCTTCCGGGGCAGCGACGATACGTCTTTTCCTTCCCGGTTATACGAAGCTGGCTCCTGCCGCACTCCGTTTTTCTCCAGAGGTGATGTACCGGGAGTTGAGACTTTTTTACGAAGAACAGGCAGGGTCTTTTCGCGCTCCTCTTCTCTTCGAGCCTTCTTCTGTGGCCGTTCCGGAGGTAAGTTTTCAGGCCGGGGTAGCGGGGGTGGTTCCCGGTTCCCCTGCGGCGCGGGCGGGCCTGGCCAAGGGGGACATCGTTACAACTGTCCACGGGAGGCCGGTTCGCTCGCGCGTAGATGCCTTCCGGTCAATTCAAGCCGCCCGCCATCCTGTACTGGAAATAAAAAGGGGGCGGTTCCCCCAAGAAAGCAAACCGGCGGTCCTTTCTTTCCGGAAAAGGAAGGATACGGGTGCGGGAATCGTGATGGCCTGGGATTTGGATTGGGAAGTCGTTAAACAGGTAGCGCGGGTTATCCAGTTTCACCGGACACGCCGGGTACTGGTCCTGACCTCGGTTTGGGGTTTTCCCTGGCTTGAGAAGGTGCTGCCCGAGTGGAAAAAAACGGGTGCCGAAGTTCATTTGTCCGCGGTTCCCAACCGCTTTTACGGTGGTTCGATTGCATCCGCCGGACTCCTGACGACTTTTGATTTTCAGAGAGGGTTGAAGGCGGCAATTTTCGTTGCCGGACACGACTTCGATCTGGTCTTACTGCCGGCGCGGGCTTTTGATTTCCGGGGGAGAGACCTTTTAGGGAGGCACTACTCCTGCTTGAAATATTACACAAAGGGCATCGTAAAACTGGTCTGA
- the nuoF gene encoding NADH-quinone oxidoreductase subunit NuoF has protein sequence MQLVRAHVLVCGGTGCTSSGSKQVQEFLTKELEKHKLEQEIKIVETGCHGFCEMGPLVIVYPEGTFYVRVTPEDVPEIVEEHLLKGRIVNRLLYKAPATEEQIPAYKEITFYKKQLRVALRNCGSINPENIQEYIARGGYEGLEKVLFEMTPEQVIDEIKRSGLRGRGGGGFPTGMKWEFCRRSPGDLKYLICNADEGDPGAFMDRSVLEGDPHTLIEGMAIGAYAIGCREGYIYVRAEYPLAIKRLKIAIAQAEELGLLGENILGSGFSFDLHIKEGAGAFVCGEETALMASIEGRRGMPRVRPPFPAQRGLWDKPSNINNVETFANVPVIIMRGADWFASMGTEKSKGTKVFALTGKVNNTGLVEVPMGITLREVIYEIGGGIVGGKQFKGVQIGGPSGGCIPNELIDTPIDYESLIAAGAMMGSGGLVVMDETTCMVDLARFFLNFTQAESCGKCTPCREGTKRMLEILTRICEGKGVPEDIDTLERLGRVIKGTALCGLGNTAPNPVLSTLRYFRHEYEAHILDKRCPAHACSALLVYTIDEEKCIGCGRCLKACPVGAISGEKKEPHKIDPEKCIKCGTCFEKCRQDAILRL, from the coding sequence TTGCAGTTAGTCAGAGCCCATGTTCTGGTTTGTGGTGGTACCGGATGTACCTCCTCGGGTTCCAAACAGGTTCAAGAGTTTCTGACCAAGGAACTGGAGAAACACAAACTGGAGCAGGAAATAAAGATTGTAGAAACTGGTTGCCACGGTTTCTGCGAGATGGGTCCTCTTGTGATTGTTTATCCGGAAGGGACCTTTTACGTGAGAGTAACCCCTGAAGATGTCCCAGAGATTGTGGAAGAACATTTGCTTAAGGGGCGAATTGTCAATCGTTTACTTTACAAGGCGCCGGCTACCGAGGAGCAAATTCCGGCCTACAAAGAAATTACATTCTACAAGAAGCAGTTACGGGTTGCCCTGCGGAACTGCGGCTCTATCAACCCGGAAAATATCCAGGAATATATTGCCCGGGGGGGGTACGAAGGTCTGGAAAAGGTCCTTTTTGAAATGACCCCGGAGCAGGTAATTGATGAAATCAAGCGTTCGGGCCTGCGCGGCCGTGGTGGCGGTGGTTTCCCGACAGGAATGAAGTGGGAGTTTTGCCGGCGTTCACCTGGCGACTTAAAGTACCTCATCTGTAATGCTGACGAGGGCGACCCCGGTGCTTTCATGGACCGGAGCGTACTCGAGGGCGATCCTCACACCCTCATTGAGGGGATGGCGATTGGCGCTTATGCCATTGGCTGCCGCGAAGGTTATATATATGTCCGGGCCGAGTACCCTCTGGCAATTAAACGCCTGAAAATCGCCATTGCGCAGGCAGAGGAACTGGGCCTGCTCGGCGAGAACATTCTCGGTTCAGGTTTCAGTTTCGACCTCCATATTAAAGAAGGAGCAGGGGCCTTTGTCTGCGGGGAGGAAACCGCTTTAATGGCTTCAATTGAAGGCCGGCGCGGGATGCCCCGGGTAAGGCCACCTTTCCCGGCCCAGCGGGGTCTTTGGGATAAGCCATCCAACATTAACAACGTCGAAACCTTTGCCAACGTACCGGTGATTATCATGCGGGGAGCCGACTGGTTCGCCAGTATGGGTACGGAAAAGAGCAAAGGAACGAAAGTTTTCGCTCTTACAGGGAAGGTTAACAACACGGGCTTAGTGGAAGTACCGATGGGTATTACTTTACGGGAGGTCATTTATGAAATTGGCGGCGGCATAGTGGGGGGCAAACAATTTAAGGGTGTTCAGATCGGAGGTCCTTCAGGCGGTTGTATACCTAACGAACTTATTGATACTCCGATTGATTACGAATCCCTCATTGCGGCGGGGGCAATGATGGGTTCAGGTGGTTTGGTCGTAATGGACGAAACCACTTGTATGGTAGACCTGGCGCGATTTTTCCTGAATTTTACACAGGCTGAGTCGTGTGGGAAATGCACTCCTTGCCGGGAAGGGACGAAGCGGATGCTGGAGATTTTAACCAGGATTTGCGAAGGCAAGGGTGTGCCGGAAGACATTGATACCCTGGAACGTTTGGGACGCGTGATTAAAGGAACTGCTCTCTGTGGCTTAGGGAATACGGCTCCAAACCCTGTTCTTTCTACACTTCGTTATTTCCGGCATGAATACGAAGCCCACATTTTGGATAAACGGTGTCCGGCTCACGCTTGTTCCGCGCTGCTGGTCTATACCATTGATGAAGAAAAATGTATCGGATGCGGACGCTGCTTGAAGGCATGTCCTGTTGGAGCAATTTCCGGAGAGAAGAAAGAACCACATAAGATTGATCCTGAAAAATGCATCAAGTGCGGGACATGTTTCGAAAAGTGCCGCCAGGATGCGATTTTGCGCTTGTAA
- a CDS encoding (2Fe-2S) ferredoxin domain-containing protein: MKSREDLRRLREEAKGLVAARGAEGTKIIVGMGTCGIAAGAREVMAAILEELNKRNIQATVTQTGCIGMCEKEPLVDVQRPGEKRITYGNVKPADVPRIVTGHVLHGNIVEDLVIARFEEI; the protein is encoded by the coding sequence CTGAAAAGCAGGGAGGATCTCAGGCGACTCCGAGAAGAAGCAAAAGGACTGGTTGCAGCGCGCGGGGCCGAGGGGACGAAAATCATTGTCGGTATGGGAACCTGCGGAATTGCAGCCGGCGCCCGGGAAGTGATGGCTGCCATCCTGGAAGAGCTTAACAAACGCAACATCCAGGCAACGGTAACCCAGACCGGATGCATTGGGATGTGCGAAAAAGAGCCTCTCGTGGATGTGCAACGCCCCGGAGAAAAACGGATTACTTACGGAAACGTCAAACCGGCTGACGTGCCGCGAATCGTTACCGGTCATGTCCTGCACGGGAATATTGTCGAAGATCTGGTAATTGCCCGCTTTGAAGAAATTTAG
- the tsaB gene encoding tRNA (adenosine(37)-N6)-threonylcarbamoyltransferase complex dimerization subunit type 1 TsaB, translating to MRVLGIETSTPVISVAVVEENRLLGEVTFSTKQAHMERLLPLIDYLLNGLELRLEDLDGFAVAVGPGSFTSLRVGLATGQAFAHALGKPLIGVPTLDALAWALKGVPHLICPVLSARFQEVYAAFYVSTENEVKRLSSYLVLNPVELCTCLQEELRARITFTGEGAQQYWALFQKTLGERAALAEPSQNWPRAGFVAALGMSTLLAGEEKVPRAVEPLYVRPPAIRRD from the coding sequence GTGCGGGTGCTTGGGATAGAAACCTCGACACCGGTAATTTCTGTTGCCGTAGTAGAAGAAAACCGCCTCTTGGGCGAGGTTACTTTTTCTACAAAACAGGCACACATGGAGCGCCTGCTTCCTTTAATTGATTATCTGCTCAACGGTTTAGAACTGAGATTGGAAGATTTAGACGGATTTGCGGTTGCCGTGGGGCCTGGCTCTTTTACATCTTTACGGGTTGGTTTAGCAACGGGGCAAGCCTTTGCTCACGCCCTCGGGAAACCTTTAATCGGAGTGCCGACCCTTGATGCCCTGGCCTGGGCACTGAAAGGTGTACCGCACTTGATTTGCCCGGTTTTATCCGCGCGCTTCCAGGAAGTCTATGCGGCTTTTTACGTAAGCACAGAAAATGAGGTGAAACGTCTTAGCAGCTATTTAGTCTTAAACCCCGTTGAACTATGTACTTGCTTACAAGAGGAATTACGCGCCCGGATCACCTTTACAGGCGAAGGGGCGCAGCAATACTGGGCTTTGTTTCAAAAAACGTTGGGGGAACGCGCGGCTCTAGCCGAGCCGTCCCAAAACTGGCCGCGGGCCGGTTTCGTCGCCGCCCTGGGGATGTCCACTCTCCTTGCCGGGGAAGAAAAGGTTCCCAGGGCTGTAGAACCCCTTTATGTTCGGCCGCCGGCTATTCGGCGCGATTAA
- a CDS encoding LysM peptidoglycan-binding domain-containing protein — translation MRRIGLGVLWLILFFLVMRGTSYAAEYYTVQPGDSLYLISRAYGLTPETLIKANGLAGTIIWPGQILTIPIPSRYTVRPGDTLYRIALAYGTTAENLISLNSLTSTTIYPGQILLVPDSVPATSPTASRAGISTRDIYLLAQLIHAEANGEPFEGQVAVGAVVLNRLLDPRFPKTIPDIIFEYGDGTYQFEPVLNGQIYLPPGQSALRAAYAALSGWDPTGGALFFYNPAKSKSTFFERFLTFLCRIGNHVFYR, via the coding sequence TTGCGAAGGATCGGACTTGGAGTTTTATGGCTTATCTTGTTTTTCCTGGTAATGAGAGGGACAAGCTATGCTGCGGAATACTACACAGTTCAACCGGGGGATTCTCTTTACCTCATTTCCCGGGCCTACGGTCTTACTCCCGAAACATTGATCAAAGCCAACGGCCTTGCAGGTACTATCATCTGGCCAGGTCAAATTTTAACCATCCCCATCCCCAGCCGCTACACAGTGAGACCCGGTGATACCCTTTACCGGATTGCACTGGCATACGGGACAACTGCCGAAAACCTGATATCATTAAATTCCCTTACCTCAACGACAATTTACCCGGGACAAATTCTGCTTGTTCCCGACAGCGTCCCGGCAACTTCCCCAACTGCTTCACGTGCCGGGATTTCCACCCGCGACATCTACCTCCTTGCCCAACTCATCCACGCCGAAGCAAATGGTGAACCCTTTGAAGGACAGGTCGCCGTTGGTGCAGTCGTTCTCAACCGGCTCCTTGATCCGCGGTTTCCGAAAACAATTCCGGATATTATTTTTGAATACGGGGATGGAACATACCAGTTCGAACCGGTTCTTAACGGACAAATCTACCTTCCCCCCGGCCAATCGGCGCTCCGGGCCGCTTACGCCGCTCTTTCGGGTTGGGACCCGACCGGAGGGGCTCTCTTTTTCTACAATCCCGCGAAGTCAAAAAGCACTTTTTTTGAAAGATTTCTCACCTTTTTGTGCCGGATCGGTAACCACGTTTTTTACCGGTAA
- the tsaE gene encoding tRNA (adenosine(37)-N6)-threonylcarbamoyltransferase complex ATPase subunit type 1 TsaE, protein MLWQLISPSPRVTELVGEKLGRLLTPGDVVSLVGELGAGKTVFVHGVARGLGVTSSVSSPSFILIQEYEGKYPVFHCDFFRLESYQELEEIGWDEYRQRKGIILIEWGNRIPEALPQEYLEIAIACHGNSESARLISFYPRGSVYEAKVKELRDACGCLG, encoded by the coding sequence TTGTTGTGGCAATTAATTTCCCCCAGCCCCCGGGTTACAGAACTGGTCGGGGAGAAGCTGGGAAGGCTTCTGACCCCGGGTGACGTCGTTTCCCTGGTTGGGGAGTTGGGGGCAGGAAAAACGGTTTTTGTGCATGGAGTTGCCCGGGGATTAGGTGTCACTTCCTCCGTTTCGAGCCCCAGTTTTATTTTAATTCAAGAGTACGAGGGAAAATACCCCGTTTTTCACTGTGATTTTTTCCGTTTAGAATCGTACCAGGAACTGGAAGAAATCGGATGGGACGAGTACCGCCAACGTAAAGGGATCATTTTGATCGAGTGGGGAAACCGGATCCCCGAAGCCTTGCCCCAAGAGTATTTAGAGATCGCGATTGCCTGTCACGGTAATTCAGAATCCGCACGATTGATCAGTTTTTATCCGAGGGGTAGTGTTTACGAAGCTAAGGTCAAGGAGTTGAGAGATGCGTGCGGGTGCTTGGGATAG
- a CDS encoding DUF3006 domain-containing protein — protein MRIRGVVDRIEGEYVVVLLGDEGLVLHWPRLLLPDVQESDLLCFDVNLELPASEVRKMSPKSLLERLTWQR, from the coding sequence GTGAGGATTAGAGGAGTTGTCGACCGGATCGAGGGTGAATATGTCGTTGTTTTGCTGGGGGATGAAGGGCTTGTTTTACACTGGCCGCGCCTTCTCCTTCCCGACGTTCAGGAGAGCGATCTCCTTTGCTTTGATGTAAACCTGGAGCTTCCGGCTTCTGAAGTACGGAAAATGTCTCCGAAAAGCCTGCTTGAACGTTTAACATGGCAGCGGTAA
- the lgt gene encoding prolipoprotein diacylglyceryl transferase → MHPVLFQLGGLRVYSYGFFVALGLLAAVWWLAKKVAKEGRSPQIVIDLALLVLIAGVIGARLAFILLYDPGFYLSHPWHIFMLQEGGLAFYGALVFGLATAFFYLRIARLSVLSFFDLASPALALGYAIARIGCFLNGCCYGKPTELPWGVVFTAVDDLPRHPTQLYSLLAGLSIFMILEFFIPRARFRGQIFSLLLILYGLSRALIELFRENAQLPGGAGIAALAALILAAAGGLLYFYLARRPGTSVSPSLSIDGK, encoded by the coding sequence ATGCATCCTGTCCTGTTTCAACTGGGGGGTTTGCGGGTTTATAGTTACGGTTTTTTTGTTGCGCTCGGCCTGCTTGCTGCTGTTTGGTGGCTTGCTAAAAAGGTCGCGAAGGAGGGGAGATCTCCCCAGATTGTGATCGATCTCGCGCTTCTCGTCCTGATCGCAGGAGTTATCGGTGCCCGCCTGGCTTTTATTCTCCTTTACGACCCTGGTTTCTATCTCAGTCATCCCTGGCATATTTTCATGCTGCAAGAGGGAGGGTTGGCCTTTTACGGCGCCCTTGTTTTCGGTCTTGCAACGGCGTTTTTTTACCTGCGAATCGCCCGCCTTTCTGTTTTATCTTTTTTCGATCTCGCATCACCCGCGCTCGCGCTTGGTTACGCCATTGCCCGGATCGGCTGCTTCTTAAACGGGTGCTGCTACGGAAAACCTACCGAACTCCCTTGGGGAGTAGTGTTTACTGCGGTAGACGATTTGCCCCGACATCCGACCCAGCTCTATTCTTTGCTGGCCGGACTGTCGATTTTTATGATTTTAGAATTTTTCATCCCCCGCGCCCGGTTCCGGGGGCAGATTTTCAGCTTGCTTTTAATTCTTTATGGGTTATCTCGCGCCTTGATCGAGCTCTTCCGGGAAAACGCACAACTCCCGGGTGGTGCCGGAATCGCTGCGCTGGCTGCTTTGATCCTGGCAGCAGCAGGAGGCTTGCTCTATTTTTATCTGGCCCGCCGTCCCGGGACATCTGTTTCCCCAAGTTTAAGCATTGACGGGAAATAA
- the tsaD gene encoding tRNA (adenosine(37)-N6)-threonylcarbamoyltransferase complex transferase subunit TsaD: MNILGIETSCDETAAAVVRDGNSVLSNVIASQINIHRQYGGVVPEVASRKHLENITGVVNAALQKAGVGFTDLSGIAVTVGPGLIGPLLVGVAAAKAYAFARQIPLLVVNHIEAHIYANFLAHPSLEPPFACLVVSGGHTSLVLVREHLCYELLGSTRDDAAGEAFDKIARVLGLPYPGGPAVEELAREGNPRAVSFPRAWLGEESLDFSFSGLKTAVINYLRQMKERGEDISPKDVAASFQEAAIEVLVEKTLRAARASGVIRVALAGGVAANLALRALFQTRAQEEGIQFYFPPRDLCTDNAAMVACAGYYHYLSGRFAPLNQEAFARYPLIRKI; the protein is encoded by the coding sequence ATTAATATTTTAGGAATCGAGACGAGTTGCGATGAAACCGCGGCCGCGGTTGTACGGGACGGGAATTCAGTACTTTCAAATGTAATTGCCTCCCAAATTAATATCCACCGCCAGTACGGAGGGGTGGTTCCCGAGGTTGCCTCCCGGAAACATTTGGAGAACATCACAGGTGTTGTAAATGCTGCCTTACAGAAAGCGGGGGTTGGCTTCACCGATCTCAGCGGGATTGCCGTTACTGTAGGGCCCGGTCTCATCGGGCCTTTGCTTGTGGGAGTTGCTGCCGCGAAAGCCTATGCCTTTGCCCGACAAATTCCTTTACTCGTTGTCAATCACATAGAAGCCCATATTTATGCTAACTTTCTAGCACACCCTTCTCTGGAGCCCCCTTTTGCTTGTTTGGTGGTCTCAGGGGGGCACACGAGCCTGGTGCTGGTGCGTGAACATCTTTGTTACGAATTGCTGGGTTCAACGAGAGACGACGCCGCAGGTGAAGCTTTCGACAAAATCGCGCGCGTCCTGGGCCTTCCCTATCCCGGGGGTCCTGCTGTGGAAGAATTGGCCCGGGAAGGCAATCCCCGCGCCGTTTCTTTTCCGCGTGCTTGGCTGGGGGAAGAAAGCCTTGATTTCAGTTTTAGCGGCCTGAAAACCGCGGTCATCAACTACCTCAGGCAGATGAAGGAAAGGGGAGAAGACATTTCGCCAAAAGATGTCGCGGCGAGTTTTCAGGAAGCGGCGATCGAGGTTCTCGTCGAAAAAACCCTCCGGGCAGCCCGGGCGTCAGGGGTGATTCGGGTGGCTTTAGCGGGTGGTGTCGCCGCGAATCTGGCTTTACGTGCTTTGTTCCAGACCAGGGCTCAGGAGGAAGGAATTCAGTTTTACTTTCCTCCCAGGGACCTTTGCACTGACAATGCGGCGATGGTCGCATGTGCCGGTTATTACCATTATCTTTCGGGTCGATTTGCCCCTTTAAACCAGGAGGCCTTCGCGCGCTACCCATTAATTCGCAAAATTTAG
- a CDS encoding DRTGG domain-containing protein, with amino-acid sequence MTLAEVRALLSAEVICGQDKLNLPVESACAGDLLSDLLAFSHNKTLLLTGLNNSQVIRTAEIIDLAAIIFVRGKRPHGEMIQLAEEKGIPLLVTRMPLYESCGILYSAGLREEKIS; translated from the coding sequence ATGACACTGGCGGAAGTAAGAGCACTTCTATCCGCGGAAGTTATCTGCGGACAAGACAAACTCAACCTCCCAGTCGAATCAGCCTGCGCAGGAGACCTCTTGAGCGACCTGCTGGCTTTCAGCCACAATAAGACACTGCTCCTTACGGGTCTCAACAATTCCCAGGTGATTCGAACGGCTGAGATTATCGATCTCGCGGCAATCATTTTTGTGCGCGGGAAACGACCCCATGGTGAGATGATCCAATTGGCAGAAGAAAAGGGGATTCCGCTTCTGGTTACCCGAATGCCTCTTTATGAAAGTTGCGGTATCCTGTATAGTGCCGGTCTCCGGGAGGAAAAAATCTCTTAG
- a CDS encoding ATP-binding protein — protein MSLEFTVEGKNFLAAGEASSRLKHTLQHIGFPAPLIRRVAVAAYEAEMNMIIHADRGALKAEITPKTVTIWAEDEGPGIPNIELAMQEGYSTAPDYIREMGFGAGMGLPNIKKCTDIFEINTTIGVGTKLKMVIFNKQDPGSL, from the coding sequence ATTTCCCTGGAATTTACGGTAGAAGGGAAGAATTTCCTCGCAGCAGGGGAGGCTTCAAGCCGGCTTAAACATACCCTTCAGCATATCGGCTTTCCTGCTCCCTTAATTCGAAGGGTCGCAGTCGCAGCATACGAAGCCGAAATGAACATGATTATTCATGCCGACCGGGGCGCCTTAAAAGCAGAAATCACTCCGAAAACGGTGACGATCTGGGCCGAAGATGAAGGACCCGGAATTCCCAACATCGAACTGGCAATGCAGGAAGGTTATTCAACCGCTCCTGATTATATCCGAGAAATGGGGTTTGGGGCCGGAATGGGCCTTCCCAATATTAAAAAGTGTACTGACATCTTTGAAATAAATACAACAATCGGAGTAGGAACAAAGTTAAAAATGGTCATCTTTAATAAACAGGACCCTGGATCGCTTTAA
- the nuoE gene encoding NADH-quinone oxidoreductase subunit NuoE, which translates to MCECGCTQPAGDAQKEKELKDLFEKWRGVKGALIPILQGAQAIYGYLPREILIWIARELKLPPSRVFGAATFYAQFHLKPRGRNIVRVCLGTACHVRGGARIFERLQQELGVGNNETTPDLNFTLETVACLGCCGLSPVIMVNDDTHGRLAPDKLKDILANYQ; encoded by the coding sequence ATGTGTGAATGCGGCTGTACACAGCCTGCCGGGGATGCTCAGAAGGAAAAGGAGCTAAAGGATCTCTTTGAAAAATGGCGTGGCGTCAAAGGAGCTTTAATCCCGATTTTGCAGGGAGCGCAGGCAATTTATGGTTACCTCCCCAGGGAGATTCTGATATGGATCGCCCGGGAACTGAAACTCCCGCCAAGCCGGGTTTTCGGGGCGGCAACTTTCTATGCCCAGTTTCACTTGAAACCAAGGGGACGAAACATCGTCAGGGTTTGTCTTGGCACGGCCTGTCATGTACGGGGAGGCGCGCGAATTTTTGAGCGGTTGCAGCAAGAATTGGGTGTAGGAAACAACGAAACAACACCTGACCTCAACTTTACCCTAGAAACCGTTGCGTGCCTGGGCTGCTGTGGTTTATCTCCTGTGATCATGGTTAATGATGATACCCACGGCCGTCTTGCACCAGACAAGTTAAAGGATATTCTGGCAAATTACCAGTAG